One genomic region from Phocoena sinus isolate mPhoSin1 chromosome 3, mPhoSin1.pri, whole genome shotgun sequence encodes:
- the LOC116751062 gene encoding LOW QUALITY PROTEIN: ubiquinol-cytochrome-c reductase complex assembly factor 2-like (The sequence of the model RefSeq protein was modified relative to this genomic sequence to represent the inferred CDS: deleted 1 base in 1 codon; substituted 1 base at 1 genomic stop codon) — MAASCYQNFLKLCEEWPVDETKXGRDLGANQWERVVHAFREGENTQIAEPEACDQLYESLVLLHSNYYKHKYPRPRDTGFSGLSLEEYKLVLSTDTLEEFKEMNKGVWKELQEKFAPKDPEEKHKAWARALPRPHYLSVK, encoded by the exons ATGGCGGCCAGCTGCTACCAGAATTTTCTCAAACTCTGTGAGGAATGGCCAGTGGACGAGACCAAATGAGGCCGGGACTTGGGCGCT AATCAGTGGGAGCGGGTAGTGCACGCCTTTCGGGAGGGAGAGAACACCCAGATTGCGGAGCCTGAGGCCTGTGATCAGTTGTACGAGAGCTTAGTACTTCTCCATTCAAACTACTACAAACACAAGTACCCTCGTCCCAGAGACACAGGCTTCAGTGGCCTGTCCCTGGAAGAATACAAACTGGTCCTGTCCACAGATACCTTGGAAGAGTTTAAGGAGATGAATAAAGGCGTGTGGAAGGAACTGCAGGAGAAGTTTGCCCCCAAGGATCCTGAGGAGAAACATAAGGCCTGGGCTAGGGCCTTACCGCGACCGCATTACCTAAGCGTGAAGTAG